In Solanum lycopersicum chromosome 5, SLM_r2.1, the following are encoded in one genomic region:
- the LOC104647650 gene encoding uncharacterized protein: MMLPKSNKETIHLSLVNSASFVFIKLCGESNYIPWRTQIVCLLQSHDLFKFIDGTIQEEEKDDYNLQRKMNDELVKACIFGSLGDQLLEDKAIHELDTARQVWLVLEQRYTPKPKFEGGSRVVYTGLTNYSFCLPLFSALLSRDWEKAEAFLKKEKDANIAPINAKLQTTLHLAVGVKSEKGNNHFVEKLVASIENKQDLARKDCFGETALHYAARFGNLDAAEIIIKRNPRLPHISCMYDTYPMHYASSCGYVSVDVYAYFLRVTQDPASYTNLSGVKLLYALVYSNLYGKKPPYISYFL; the protein is encoded by the exons ATGATGTTGCCAAAGTCAAATAAAGAGACGATCCACTTATCATTGGTTAATTCAGCATCCTTTGTATTTATCAAGCTATGTGGTGAATCCAACTACATTCCATGGAGAACCCAGATTGTTTGTCTCCTTCAAAGTCACGATTTGTTTAAATTCATCGATGGAAcaattcaagaagaagaaaaagatgattATAACTTGCAAAGGAAAATGAATGATGAGTTGGTTAAAGCTTGCATCTTTGGTTCTCTTGGTGATCAACTTCTTGAGGATAAAGCCATTCATGAATTAGATACTGCTAGACAAGTTTGGTTGGTTTTAGAGCAACGTTACACCCCTAAACCTAAATTTGAAG GTGGTTCGCGTGTTGTATACACTGGATTAACAAATTATAGCTTTTGCCTTCCACTATTCAGTGCTTTACTAAGTAGAGATTGGGAGAAAGCAGAAGCATTcttgaaaaaagagaaagacgCAAATATAGCTCCAATCAACGCAAAATTACAGACAACACTCCATTTAGCTGTTGGGGTAAAGAGTGAAAAAGGCAACAATCATTTCGTAGAGAAGTTGGTGGCGAGTATAGAAAACAAACAGGATTTAGCAAGAAAAGATTGCTTTGGTGAAACTGCTCTTCACTATGCTGCTAGATTTGGCAACTTAGATGCAGCTGAAAtcattataaaaagaaatcCTCGTTTACCACATATTTCTTGTATGTATGATACTTATCCAATGCATTATGCATCTTCATGTGGATATGTTTCTGTGGATGTGTACGCTTACTTCTTGCGTGTCACTCAAGACCCTGCTTCTTATACTAACCTCAGTGGTGTTAAGCTTCTCTATGCATTAGTCTACTCAAATTTGTATGGTAAGAAACCGCCATATATCTCTTACTTTCTCTGA